A stretch of the Actinomyces faecalis genome encodes the following:
- a CDS encoding arginine repressor: MSLQSPDSPTQSSAPQTKAARHALITQILVKERIRSQAELRQALAQLGVTTTQATLSRDLVELRATKVRGAGGSQVYSIPEAGAPGQVQAGRTEVPGDGGADTLADHTTSRLARWCADLLVTAEWAGQQLVLRTPAGAAQLLASAVDDAMLPGVLGCIAGDDTVLVITRSEEVATQVGSHLLSLADPASRA, from the coding sequence ATGAGCCTCCAGAGCCCTGACAGCCCGACGCAGTCCTCCGCCCCCCAGACCAAGGCGGCGCGCCACGCGCTCATCACCCAGATCCTGGTCAAGGAGCGGATCCGCTCCCAGGCCGAGCTGCGTCAGGCACTGGCGCAGCTCGGGGTCACCACGACCCAGGCGACGCTCTCACGCGACCTGGTTGAGCTGAGGGCGACCAAGGTCCGAGGCGCAGGAGGCTCCCAGGTCTACTCCATCCCGGAGGCGGGGGCGCCGGGCCAGGTCCAGGCAGGCCGTACCGAGGTGCCAGGAGACGGCGGGGCTGACACCCTGGCGGACCACACCACCTCCCGCCTGGCACGCTGGTGCGCGGACCTGCTGGTCACTGCCGAGTGGGCTGGGCAGCAGCTGGTGCTGCGAACCCCGGCCGGCGCCGCGCAGCTGCTGGCCTCCGCCGTCGACGACGCCATGCTGCCCGGGGTCCTGGGCTGCATCGCAGGGGACGACACCGTCCTCGTCATCACTCGGAGCGAGGAGGTGGCCACGCAGGTGGGCAGCCACCTGCTCTCCCTGGCCGATCCTGCCTCACGAGCCTGA
- a CDS encoding acetylornithine transaminase yields the protein MSQVQEPTVTQQDWTQRYTGAVMNTFGTPQRVLVHGVGAQVTDADGKVYTDLLAGIAVNCLGHAHPAVVSAVSEQLSTLGHVSNIFTSPAQVRLAEELAGIVFPTRAAEETRVFLANSGAEANEAAFKIARRHGGSARPRVLALEQSFHGRTMGALALTHKAAYREPFEPLPGGVHFVPAGDVEALAEAMGPDVAALVIEPVQGEAGVREIPEGYLQAARELTSAAGALLIVDEVQTGMGRSGEWMAHHLLAPGVVPDVVTLAKGLGGGVPIGAVVATGQAAALLQPGQHGTTFGGNPVACAAALAVIDTIRSQDLLTRVRELGDRWAAELSTLDGVSEVRGRGLLRGVGLVDAVGPAGEIASQLLEAGFIVNAPRPHTLRLAPPFVLSDAQADSFTKTLGQVLAGRLTQAGAA from the coding sequence ATGAGCCAGGTGCAGGAGCCCACGGTGACCCAGCAGGACTGGACCCAGCGCTACACCGGCGCGGTCATGAACACCTTTGGCACTCCCCAGCGCGTGCTTGTCCACGGCGTCGGTGCCCAGGTCACCGACGCGGACGGCAAGGTGTACACCGACCTGCTGGCCGGTATCGCTGTCAACTGCCTGGGGCACGCCCACCCCGCGGTCGTCAGCGCGGTCAGCGAGCAGCTGTCCACGTTGGGCCACGTGTCCAACATCTTCACCTCTCCCGCTCAGGTACGCCTGGCCGAGGAGCTGGCGGGCATCGTCTTCCCTACGCGGGCGGCTGAGGAGACCCGTGTCTTTCTTGCCAACTCTGGTGCCGAGGCCAACGAGGCAGCCTTCAAGATCGCCCGCCGCCACGGCGGGAGCGCCCGCCCGCGGGTACTCGCCCTGGAGCAGTCCTTCCACGGCCGCACCATGGGGGCGCTCGCACTGACTCACAAGGCTGCTTACCGTGAGCCCTTCGAGCCCCTTCCCGGGGGCGTCCACTTCGTCCCGGCAGGCGACGTCGAGGCGCTGGCTGAGGCGATGGGCCCGGACGTCGCCGCGCTCGTCATCGAGCCCGTCCAGGGCGAGGCCGGGGTGCGTGAGATCCCCGAGGGATACCTCCAGGCCGCGCGCGAGCTCACCAGCGCCGCGGGTGCGCTGCTGATCGTCGACGAGGTCCAGACCGGTATGGGCCGAAGCGGTGAGTGGATGGCTCACCACCTCCTGGCACCCGGGGTGGTTCCCGACGTCGTCACCCTGGCCAAGGGCCTGGGCGGGGGAGTCCCGATCGGCGCCGTCGTCGCGACCGGGCAGGCTGCGGCTCTTCTGCAGCCCGGCCAGCACGGCACGACCTTCGGAGGCAACCCGGTGGCCTGTGCCGCCGCGCTGGCTGTCATCGACACGATCCGCTCCCAGGACCTGCTGACGCGGGTGAGGGAGCTCGGAGACCGGTGGGCGGCGGAGCTGTCCACGCTCGACGGCGTGAGCGAGGTCCGTGGCCGCGGCCTGCTGCGCGGCGTGGGTCTGGTCGACGCCGTCGGCCCCGCCGGTGAGATCGCCTCCCAGCTGCTGGAGGCCGGTTTCATCGTCAACGCGCCTCGTCCGCACACCCTGCGGCTGGCACCCCCTTTCGTCCTGAGTGACGCGCAGGCCGACTCCTTCACGAAGACGCTCGGTCAGGTGCTTGCCGGCCGTCTGACCCAGGCAGGTGCCGCATGA
- the argB gene encoding acetylglutamate kinase, whose translation MTSSQPSQDPAASAAASALDSLTPTHKALVLLEAVPWLRAYRGATIVIKYGGNAMVDDSLKRAFAQDILFLHQVGLRPVVVHGGGPQINAMLERLGIESEFRGGLRVTTPEVMDVVRMVLTGSVQRELVSLLNEVDSDAVGISGEDGGLLRARQRLATVDGEAVDVGLVGDVVEVDPGPVTELLDQGRIPVISSVAPLVTDPTTVLNVNADTAAAAIAIALGAQKLLMLTDVEGLYSAWPDRSSLVSRIGVDALEALLPELESGMIPKMEACLRAVRGGVGQAHVVDGRQPHSMLLEIVTDDGVGTVVCPEHSAVSRTKGGLSL comes from the coding sequence ATGACCTCCTCCCAACCGTCCCAGGATCCCGCGGCCTCGGCCGCCGCATCAGCACTCGACTCCCTGACACCGACCCACAAGGCCTTGGTCCTGCTGGAGGCCGTGCCCTGGCTGCGTGCCTACCGTGGGGCCACGATCGTCATCAAGTACGGCGGCAACGCCATGGTGGACGACAGCCTCAAGCGCGCCTTCGCCCAGGACATCCTCTTCCTGCACCAGGTGGGCCTGCGCCCCGTGGTCGTCCACGGTGGCGGGCCCCAGATCAACGCCATGCTTGAGCGTCTGGGGATCGAGTCCGAGTTCCGTGGCGGCCTGCGGGTGACCACGCCTGAGGTCATGGACGTGGTGCGCATGGTGCTCACCGGATCGGTCCAGCGCGAGCTGGTCTCCCTGCTCAACGAGGTCGACTCCGACGCCGTGGGAATCTCCGGCGAGGACGGTGGCCTGCTGCGGGCGCGTCAGCGCCTGGCCACCGTTGACGGTGAGGCCGTGGACGTGGGGCTGGTGGGTGACGTCGTCGAGGTGGACCCGGGGCCGGTCACCGAGCTGCTGGACCAGGGGCGCATCCCGGTCATCTCCTCGGTCGCCCCGCTGGTGACGGATCCCACCACCGTCCTCAACGTCAACGCAGACACGGCGGCAGCGGCGATCGCGATCGCCCTGGGAGCCCAGAAGCTCCTCATGCTCACTGACGTCGAGGGCCTGTACTCGGCCTGGCCGGACCGATCCTCCCTGGTCTCACGCATCGGTGTGGACGCGCTGGAGGCGCTTCTGCCCGAGCTGGAGTCGGGGATGATCCCCAAGATGGAGGCCTGTCTGAGGGCCGTGCGCGGAGGCGTGGGGCAGGCCCACGTCGTCGACGGCCGCCAGCCGCACTCGATGCTCCTGGAGATCGTCACGGACGACGGCGTAGGAACCGTCGTCTGTCCCGAGCACTCCGCCGTCTCGCGTACCAAGGGAGGGCTGTCGCTATGA
- the argJ gene encoding bifunctional glutamate N-acetyltransferase/amino-acid acetyltransferase ArgJ, protein MSVTAAKGFRASGVRAGLKASGRPDLALVVNDGPLDVAAGVFTSNRVVAAPVTWSRRAVADGRARAVILNSGSANACTGERGAADAAATAQQVAYLLSTAGPGQEVGAREVLVCSTGVIGQPLDMDRLLEGAGSAARALAATPAAGHDAATAIMTTDTVSKEDAVTRTTEGVTWSVGGMIKGVGMLAPGLATMLCVMTTDAVVQAGQAQRALSQAAARTVNRISSDGCMSTNDTVLLLASGASGALPSQEELDDAVAEVLGRLGRRLVADAEGATHDIAITVTGAVSEAAAEAAARTVSSSNLLRCAVAGADPNWGRVLSQLGTVPEDVCPFDPDEVDVTINGVTIFRHGRLGEDRSLVDMTPRETRIDIALNAGTAQATVWTNDLTHGYVTINADYTT, encoded by the coding sequence GTGAGCGTCACCGCAGCCAAGGGATTCCGGGCCTCGGGCGTGCGCGCCGGCCTCAAGGCCTCGGGCAGGCCCGACCTCGCCCTCGTGGTCAACGACGGGCCGCTGGACGTGGCAGCCGGAGTCTTCACCTCCAACCGGGTGGTCGCCGCGCCCGTGACCTGGTCACGTCGGGCGGTGGCCGACGGCCGTGCCCGTGCCGTCATCCTCAACTCCGGAAGCGCTAACGCCTGCACGGGAGAGCGCGGGGCTGCCGACGCCGCCGCCACGGCTCAGCAGGTCGCCTACCTGCTGAGCACCGCAGGCCCGGGCCAGGAGGTGGGCGCCCGCGAGGTCCTGGTGTGCTCCACCGGTGTCATCGGCCAGCCGCTGGACATGGACAGGCTGCTGGAGGGCGCAGGCAGCGCGGCGCGGGCCCTGGCCGCGACGCCCGCAGCCGGTCATGACGCCGCGACGGCGATCATGACCACGGACACGGTCTCCAAGGAGGACGCGGTCACTCGCACCACCGAGGGCGTGACGTGGAGCGTGGGAGGCATGATCAAGGGCGTGGGCATGCTGGCCCCAGGGCTGGCGACGATGCTGTGCGTGATGACCACGGACGCCGTCGTCCAGGCTGGGCAGGCCCAGCGTGCCCTGTCCCAGGCAGCCGCTCGCACGGTCAACCGCATCAGCTCCGACGGGTGTATGTCCACCAACGACACCGTCCTGCTCCTGGCCTCCGGGGCCTCGGGCGCGCTGCCGAGCCAGGAGGAGCTCGACGACGCCGTCGCCGAGGTCCTGGGCCGGCTCGGACGACGCCTCGTGGCCGACGCCGAGGGCGCCACCCACGACATCGCGATCACGGTCACCGGAGCCGTCAGCGAGGCAGCCGCCGAGGCTGCGGCCCGGACCGTGTCCTCCTCCAACCTGCTCAGGTGCGCGGTGGCGGGAGCGGACCCGAACTGGGGTCGTGTCCTGTCCCAGCTGGGCACCGTGCCTGAGGACGTCTGCCCCTTCGACCCTGACGAGGTCGACGTCACCATCAACGGCGTCACGATCTTTCGCCACGGCAGGCTGGGCGAGGACCGCTCACTGGTGGACATGACCCCACGCGAGACCCGCATCGACATCGCCCTGAACGCCGGCACGGCCCAGGCGACGGTGTGGACCAATGACCTCACCCACGGATACGTCACCATCAACGCGGACTACACGACATGA
- the argC gene encoding N-acetyl-gamma-glutamyl-phosphate reductase — protein MTWTAAVAGATGYAGGEVLRLLAAHPETEIGALTAASSAGTLLGEHHPHLLSLAQRVVEPTEAARLAEHDVVFLALPHGASGAITAQIEALDAERGTRTLLIDCGADHRLTDAAAWHAFYGTEYAGSWTYGMPELLHTGETVAAAQRAELAATARVAVPGCNVTAVTLAAQPGVAAGLIDTSQLTAVLAVGYSGAGKSLKPHLTAAEALGSAQPYAVGGTHRHIPEIIQNLEVAGAPAGSTRLSFTPVLVPMSRGVLATVTAPVTQAILDCEHPQEVLRSAWQEAYGAPGEGEALIHLLPEGTWPTTGAVLGSGLATVQVTYDRAAGVATMVCAIDNLGKGTASAAVQSLNLALGLSQTTGVVVEGVAP, from the coding sequence ATGACGTGGACAGCAGCCGTTGCCGGGGCGACGGGATATGCCGGCGGAGAGGTTCTTCGCCTCCTGGCCGCCCATCCCGAGACTGAGATTGGCGCCCTGACCGCCGCCTCCTCCGCCGGGACGCTCCTGGGCGAGCACCACCCCCACCTCCTCTCCCTCGCGCAGCGCGTGGTCGAGCCGACCGAGGCCGCACGCCTGGCCGAGCACGACGTCGTCTTCCTCGCGCTGCCCCACGGCGCCTCCGGCGCGATCACCGCCCAGATCGAGGCGCTGGACGCCGAGCGCGGTACCCGTACGCTGCTCATCGACTGCGGGGCGGACCACCGCCTGACCGACGCTGCCGCCTGGCACGCCTTCTACGGCACCGAGTACGCTGGCTCCTGGACCTACGGCATGCCAGAGCTGCTCCACACCGGTGAGACCGTCGCGGCGGCGCAGCGCGCCGAGCTGGCTGCCACCGCGCGCGTGGCCGTTCCCGGCTGCAACGTCACGGCCGTGACACTGGCCGCCCAGCCAGGCGTGGCCGCCGGGCTCATCGACACCTCCCAGCTCACCGCGGTCCTGGCCGTGGGCTACTCGGGAGCGGGAAAGTCCCTCAAGCCGCACCTGACTGCGGCGGAGGCCCTGGGGTCGGCACAGCCCTACGCTGTCGGCGGCACCCACCGCCACATCCCCGAGATCATCCAGAACCTTGAGGTGGCAGGTGCGCCGGCTGGCTCGACCCGGCTGTCCTTCACCCCGGTCCTGGTGCCGATGAGCCGCGGCGTCCTGGCGACGGTCACGGCCCCCGTGACGCAGGCCATCCTGGACTGTGAACACCCGCAGGAGGTGTTGCGCTCCGCCTGGCAGGAGGCCTATGGGGCTCCTGGCGAGGGAGAGGCTCTCATCCACCTGCTGCCTGAGGGGACCTGGCCCACCACCGGCGCCGTCCTCGGCTCAGGCCTGGCCACGGTCCAGGTCACCTATGACCGGGCCGCAGGCGTGGCCACGATGGTGTGCGCGATCGACAACCTCGGGAAGGGCACGGCCAGCGCTGCCGTGCAGTCCCTCAACCTGGCGCTGGGACTCAGCCAGACCACTGGCGTCGTCGTCGAAGGAGTCGCACCGTGA
- a CDS encoding flavodoxin domain-containing protein codes for MKILLTCSSRHGATDSVAEVIAERLREADLVVDLAKPEDVTDVSDYDAFILGSAVYMTHWTPEAVDFTTRFRQELKGHPVWAFSVGLSGLLQGEISDPHRIGPVLLAIDPEDHKTFAGRFDPAQLSLRERTIARMGGASEGDYRDFDAVRQWADEIVTSLKAGEGKA; via the coding sequence ATGAAGATCCTCCTGACATGCTCTTCCCGTCACGGCGCCACTGACAGCGTGGCTGAGGTTATTGCTGAGCGACTGCGCGAGGCGGACCTCGTGGTTGACCTCGCCAAGCCTGAGGACGTCACGGACGTGTCCGACTATGACGCCTTCATCCTGGGAAGCGCTGTCTACATGACGCACTGGACCCCTGAGGCCGTGGACTTCACCACGCGCTTCCGTCAGGAGCTGAAGGGCCACCCGGTGTGGGCCTTCTCTGTGGGCTTGTCCGGGCTGCTCCAGGGGGAGATCTCCGATCCGCACCGGATCGGGCCGGTGCTGCTGGCGATCGATCCTGAGGACCACAAGACCTTCGCCGGCCGTTTCGACCCGGCTCAGCTCTCCCTTCGCGAGCGCACGATCGCGCGCATGGGTGGTGCCAGCGAGGGTGACTACCGCGACTTCGACGCCGTGCGCCAGTGGGCGGATGAGATCGTGACGAGCCTGAAGGCTGGCGAGGGCAAAGCCTGA
- the pheT gene encoding phenylalanine--tRNA ligase subunit beta, with amino-acid sequence MPYVPIEWLREHADVPSGTTAARLAADLVKVGLEEERIVPPSVTGPLVVGRVLTRQAKEQSNGKVINYCRVDVGPQHNDAPGTGKEPSELPSRGIVCGAHNFEVGDSVVVSLPGAVLPGDFAIAARKTYGHISDGMICSARELGIGEDHSGIIVLDEWLAAHGHDGEELPEPGTDAIPLLGLGEEVLEINITPDRGYCFSMRGVAREYSHSTGAAFTDPADGTNPGLYPHGVAQAGQDGFAVEIRQDPRPIHGRPGADRYVARVVRGIDPSAPSPQWMRDRLTAAGMRPISLAVDVTNYVMLDLGQPLHAFDLAKVHAPIVVRRAEAGESLTFLDEVTRELDPQDLVIADSPQGAGSRPLVLAGVFGGAAAEVDAGTTDVLIEAAHFDSVSVARSARRHKLPTESSKRNERGVDTALAPVAAQRAVDLLVKYGGGTAEPVATDVDRTVPPEPIVIRADAAQRLTGVCYGTERVIELLTMIGCTVEAAGTDDAGHELLAVTPPTWRPDLVGAAHFAEEIARLDGYDSIPVIVPTAPAGTGLTPRQRARRQVVAALAEAGLTQVLSYPFIGDVHDRLGIAQDDPRRQAMRLANPLAEDAPLMRTSVLDSLIDVARRNVSRGLNDVAVYEVGTVTLPAGTVPAPVVGVDRRPTDDELAALEAGIPDQPTHVGAVLAGERERAGVLGAARAWDWADAVEVVRTVAATLGVAVEVSAPQQPYAPWHPGRTAEVRLASTRKGKDLLPGAVVAHAGELHPRTVKELGLPARSCAVEIDLEPLLEAAEAAGVLQVTAVSTFPPAKEDIALVVDEAVTAAQVEAVIREAAGDLAEEVRLFDVFRGEQLGRDRKSLAFSLRLRGDHTLTAEETASVRQRVVKRAAKRLGAELRSA; translated from the coding sequence ATGCCCTACGTCCCGATCGAGTGGCTTCGCGAGCACGCGGACGTTCCCTCCGGCACCACTGCGGCCCGGCTGGCGGCTGACCTGGTCAAGGTGGGGCTGGAGGAGGAGCGCATCGTCCCGCCGTCGGTCACCGGCCCTCTCGTCGTCGGCAGGGTCCTCACGCGCCAGGCCAAGGAGCAGTCCAACGGCAAGGTCATCAACTACTGCCGCGTGGACGTAGGACCGCAGCACAACGACGCTCCCGGTACCGGTAAGGAGCCCTCGGAGCTGCCCAGCCGCGGCATCGTGTGCGGGGCGCACAACTTCGAGGTGGGGGACAGTGTCGTCGTCTCCCTGCCCGGGGCCGTCCTGCCTGGTGACTTCGCCATCGCTGCCCGCAAGACCTATGGCCACATTTCGGACGGCATGATCTGCTCGGCCCGCGAGCTGGGGATCGGTGAGGACCACTCGGGCATCATCGTGCTCGATGAGTGGTTGGCTGCCCACGGGCACGACGGCGAGGAGCTGCCGGAGCCGGGAACGGACGCGATCCCGCTGCTCGGTCTGGGTGAGGAGGTCCTGGAGATCAACATCACCCCGGACCGCGGCTACTGCTTCTCCATGCGTGGGGTGGCCCGCGAGTACTCCCACTCCACCGGAGCCGCCTTCACGGACCCCGCGGACGGGACCAACCCGGGCCTGTACCCCCACGGCGTGGCGCAGGCAGGGCAGGACGGCTTCGCCGTCGAGATCCGCCAGGACCCCCGCCCGATCCACGGACGGCCCGGGGCCGACCGCTACGTGGCCCGCGTGGTGCGTGGCATCGACCCCAGCGCCCCGAGCCCGCAGTGGATGCGCGACCGCCTGACCGCCGCCGGGATGCGCCCGATCAGCCTGGCGGTGGACGTGACCAACTACGTCATGCTGGACCTGGGCCAGCCGCTGCACGCCTTCGACCTGGCCAAGGTGCACGCCCCGATCGTCGTGCGCCGTGCCGAGGCGGGGGAGAGCCTGACCTTCCTTGACGAGGTCACTCGCGAGCTGGACCCGCAGGACCTCGTCATCGCCGACTCGCCGCAGGGCGCGGGCTCGCGTCCCCTGGTGCTCGCCGGGGTCTTCGGAGGAGCGGCTGCCGAGGTGGACGCCGGGACGACGGACGTGCTCATCGAGGCCGCACACTTCGACTCCGTCTCGGTCGCCCGCTCAGCCCGCCGGCACAAGCTGCCCACCGAGTCCTCCAAGCGCAACGAGCGTGGTGTGGACACCGCGCTGGCCCCGGTGGCGGCCCAGCGCGCCGTCGACCTGCTGGTCAAGTACGGCGGCGGCACCGCCGAGCCGGTCGCCACCGACGTGGACCGCACCGTGCCCCCCGAGCCGATCGTCATCCGCGCCGACGCCGCGCAGCGCCTGACCGGGGTCTGCTACGGCACCGAGAGGGTCATCGAGCTGCTGACGATGATCGGCTGCACGGTCGAGGCTGCCGGCACTGACGACGCCGGCCACGAGCTGCTCGCCGTCACCCCGCCGACCTGGCGCCCGGACCTGGTGGGCGCTGCGCACTTCGCTGAGGAGATCGCCCGTCTGGACGGCTATGACAGCATCCCCGTCATCGTCCCCACCGCCCCCGCCGGCACCGGCCTGACCCCGCGGCAGCGCGCCCGCCGGCAGGTCGTGGCGGCCCTGGCGGAGGCGGGACTGACCCAGGTCCTGTCCTACCCCTTCATCGGTGACGTCCACGACCGCCTGGGCATCGCCCAGGACGACCCGCGACGGCAGGCGATGCGCCTGGCCAACCCGCTGGCCGAGGACGCCCCGCTCATGCGTACCAGCGTGCTCGACTCGCTCATTGACGTAGCCCGACGCAACGTCTCGCGCGGGCTCAACGACGTCGCTGTCTACGAGGTCGGCACCGTCACGCTGCCGGCGGGCACGGTACCGGCGCCTGTCGTGGGCGTGGACCGCCGCCCCACCGACGACGAGCTGGCTGCGCTGGAGGCCGGTATCCCCGACCAGCCCACCCACGTGGGCGCGGTGCTGGCCGGCGAGCGCGAGCGGGCCGGGGTCCTGGGCGCGGCGCGTGCCTGGGACTGGGCCGACGCCGTCGAGGTCGTGCGCACCGTTGCGGCGACGCTGGGCGTGGCGGTCGAGGTCAGTGCACCACAGCAGCCGTACGCTCCCTGGCACCCGGGGCGGACCGCGGAGGTCCGCCTGGCCTCGACCCGCAAGGGCAAGGACCTCCTCCCCGGTGCCGTCGTGGCTCACGCTGGCGAGCTGCACCCGCGCACCGTCAAGGAGCTGGGCCTGCCTGCTCGCTCCTGCGCCGTCGAGATCGATCTGGAGCCGCTGCTGGAGGCGGCTGAGGCAGCAGGTGTACTGCAGGTCACGGCCGTCTCCACCTTCCCCCCGGCCAAGGAGGACATCGCCCTGGTCGTCGATGAGGCCGTGACCGCGGCCCAGGTCGAGGCCGTCATCCGTGAGGCTGCCGGTGACCTGGCCGAGGAGGTGCGCCTGTTCGACGTCTTCCGCGGCGAGCAGCTGGGGCGGGACCGCAAGTCCCTGGCCTTCTCCCTGCGCCTTCGTGGAGACCACACCCTGACCGCCGAGGAGACCGCCTCCGTGCGTCAGCGTGTGGTCAAGCGCGCCGCCAAGCGGCTGGGAGCCGAGCTGCGCTCCGCCTGA
- the pheS gene encoding phenylalanine--tRNA ligase subunit alpha, protein MTDAPGALSPLDEAGINALVEEGLAAVAAAGDLPALKEVRLAYTGDSSVLARTNRGIGALDKADKPTAGRLLGAARGRLHKALAERQEVLEAEAEEQMLATEAVDVTVPTARVARGARHPLDVLMDEVSDFFISMGWSIAEGPETEHEWFDFDALNFDADHPARQMQDTFYVDGPSVGAGEGEKANLVLRTHTSPVQAHVMLAQEPPLYVACPGKVFRSDELDATHTPVFHQVEGLAVDKGLTMAHLKGTLDHFARAMFGPEARTRLRPSFFPFTEPSAEMDLWFPQKKGGPGWIEWGGCGMVNPNVLVACGIDPEVYTGFAFGMGLERTLMLRHGIADMHDIVEGDTRFSQQFGTTGKGN, encoded by the coding sequence ATGACTGACGCACCCGGGGCGCTCTCGCCCCTGGACGAGGCAGGCATCAACGCGCTCGTGGAGGAAGGGCTGGCGGCGGTCGCCGCAGCCGGTGACCTCCCTGCCCTCAAGGAGGTGCGCCTGGCCTACACGGGGGACTCCTCCGTCCTGGCCCGCACCAATCGCGGCATCGGAGCCCTGGACAAGGCGGACAAGCCGACGGCGGGCAGGCTCCTGGGCGCCGCTCGGGGCAGGCTTCACAAGGCTCTGGCTGAGCGTCAGGAGGTGCTGGAGGCTGAGGCCGAGGAGCAGATGCTCGCGACTGAGGCTGTTGACGTCACTGTTCCCACCGCACGGGTGGCTCGTGGCGCCCGCCATCCTCTGGACGTGCTCATGGACGAGGTCTCCGACTTCTTCATCTCCATGGGCTGGTCGATCGCGGAGGGGCCGGAGACCGAGCACGAGTGGTTCGACTTCGACGCGCTCAACTTCGACGCGGACCACCCGGCCCGCCAGATGCAGGACACCTTCTACGTCGACGGTCCCTCGGTAGGAGCCGGCGAGGGGGAGAAGGCCAACCTCGTCCTGCGCACCCACACCTCCCCGGTCCAGGCCCACGTCATGCTCGCCCAGGAGCCGCCGCTGTACGTGGCCTGCCCGGGCAAGGTCTTCCGCTCCGACGAGCTCGACGCCACCCACACCCCGGTCTTCCACCAGGTCGAGGGACTGGCGGTCGACAAGGGCCTGACCATGGCGCACCTGAAGGGCACGCTGGACCACTTCGCCCGGGCGATGTTCGGACCTGAGGCCCGCACCCGCCTGCGCCCCTCCTTCTTCCCCTTCACCGAGCCCAGCGCGGAGATGGACCTGTGGTTCCCGCAGAAGAAGGGCGGACCGGGATGGATCGAGTGGGGAGGCTGCGGCATGGTCAACCCCAACGTGCTCGTCGCCTGCGGGATCGACCCCGAGGTCTACACAGGCTTCGCCTTCGGCATGGGGCTGGAGCGCACGCTCATGCTGCGCCACGGCATCGCAGACATGCACGACATCGTCGAGGGAGACACCCGTTTCTCCCAGCAGTTCGGTACCACCGGAAAGGGGAACTGA
- a CDS encoding PIG-L deacetylase family protein: MAERLGHRRVLGVYAHPDDADVGAGATIHRLVREGAEISLLVATSGDAGGYEAEGQEQISQVRRLEQQAAAAYLGVSEVVFLNGFADGHVAEGSGLVREVVAAIRRWRPSLVLSMSPEYNFASVAASHPDHRAVGRAVVDAAYPASGNRFDYRELAAAGLEPHEVDEVWFQGHKETNHLVVVEPDDLEAKVAAVRSHVSQFRDLDGVEGYVRRAAAAAGGAGAATTGPADGACTGLEQPALAEPFFRWVLH; the protein is encoded by the coding sequence ATGGCTGAGCGCCTGGGGCACCGTCGGGTCCTGGGCGTCTATGCCCACCCCGACGACGCTGACGTGGGAGCAGGAGCCACGATCCACCGTCTCGTGCGGGAAGGGGCTGAGATCAGCCTCCTCGTGGCTACCTCGGGGGACGCCGGCGGCTACGAGGCCGAGGGCCAGGAGCAGATCTCTCAGGTACGTCGCCTCGAGCAGCAGGCTGCGGCGGCCTACCTGGGGGTCAGCGAGGTGGTCTTCCTCAACGGCTTCGCTGACGGGCACGTGGCTGAGGGAAGCGGGCTGGTACGAGAGGTCGTGGCGGCGATCCGCCGCTGGCGGCCCTCTCTGGTGCTCTCGATGTCCCCGGAGTACAACTTCGCCTCGGTAGCGGCCAGCCACCCGGACCATCGTGCGGTGGGACGTGCCGTCGTCGACGCCGCCTACCCAGCCAGCGGCAACCGCTTCGACTACCGCGAGCTCGCTGCGGCAGGCCTGGAGCCGCATGAGGTGGATGAGGTGTGGTTCCAGGGACACAAGGAGACCAACCACCTGGTGGTGGTCGAGCCGGACGACCTGGAGGCCAAGGTCGCGGCGGTGCGTAGCCATGTCAGTCAGTTCCGGGACCTGGACGGCGTCGAGGGCTACGTGCGTCGTGCGGCCGCTGCTGCAGGGGGCGCCGGCGCCGCGACGACCGGGCCCGCTGACGGGGCTTGTACGGGCTTAGAGCAGCCGGCTCTGGCCGAGCCCTTCTTCCGCTGGGTGCTGCACTAG